The following coding sequences are from one Candidatus Methylomirabilota bacterium window:
- the speD gene encoding adenosylmethionine decarboxylase, with translation MHALGRHLLLELFDCDAEAINSLETVKTSMVEAAKRAQATIVDVVFHEFNPFGISGVVVIAESHLAIHTWPEYRYAAVDVFSCGDVLQPQVAADYLVEQLGASRASVVELQRGIFMGQGGPLPHKPVAVSG, from the coding sequence GTGCACGCACTGGGGCGTCACCTGCTGCTCGAACTGTTCGACTGCGACGCCGAGGCCATCAACAGCCTCGAAACCGTGAAGACGTCGATGGTGGAGGCCGCCAAGCGCGCGCAGGCCACCATCGTGGATGTCGTCTTCCACGAGTTCAATCCCTTCGGGATCAGCGGCGTCGTGGTGATCGCCGAGTCGCATCTGGCTATCCACACCTGGCCGGAGTATCGCTACGCTGCCGTGGACGTCTTCTCTTGCGGTGACGTCCTGCAGCCCCAGGTGGCTGCCGACTACCTCGTGGAACAGCTCGGCGCCTCCCGCGCGTCGGTGGTCGAGCTCCAGCGGGGCATCTTCATGGGTCAGGGAGGCCCGCTGCCGCACAAGCCCGTCGCCGTCTCCGGATGA
- the speE gene encoding polyamine aminopropyltransferase, which produces MSFSPQYKWFFETTTEVEGHLHAIARTITARQTKFQFMEILETLSYGKVLVLDGRIQSSQADDFMYHELLVHPGLLAHPNPKRAMVIGGGEGATVREILRHRSITDCLMVDIDAEVVEECKKHLPEMHQGAFEDPRTRVLNEDARAYLEKTSERFDLIVVDLVEPLEEGPACLLFTKEFYGLIRDRLTDQGVMTMQAGMTKINELYFYGSVSRTLREVFPVVAPYQGFISCFGTPWGFMLASKGADPRRQSAEEIDRLIAARLNPDELGYWNGGAHLHSFNLPKFLSQAVERNDRVITDANPLIVS; this is translated from the coding sequence ATGAGCTTCTCCCCGCAGTACAAGTGGTTCTTCGAGACCACCACCGAGGTCGAGGGGCATCTCCACGCGATCGCGCGGACCATCACCGCGCGCCAGACCAAGTTCCAGTTCATGGAGATCCTCGAGACCTTGTCCTACGGCAAGGTCCTCGTGCTCGACGGCCGGATCCAGTCGAGCCAGGCCGACGACTTCATGTATCACGAGCTCCTGGTTCACCCCGGCCTGCTCGCGCACCCGAACCCCAAGCGGGCGATGGTCATCGGCGGGGGTGAGGGCGCGACCGTCAGGGAGATCCTCCGCCACCGCTCCATCACCGACTGCCTCATGGTCGACATCGACGCCGAGGTGGTCGAGGAGTGCAAGAAGCACCTGCCTGAGATGCATCAGGGCGCCTTCGAGGATCCGCGGACCCGCGTGCTCAACGAGGACGCCCGCGCCTACCTCGAGAAGACCTCCGAGCGGTTCGACCTGATCGTGGTCGACCTCGTGGAGCCGCTCGAGGAAGGCCCGGCCTGCCTGCTCTTCACCAAGGAGTTCTACGGCCTGATTCGCGACCGGCTGACCGATCAGGGCGTCATGACCATGCAGGCGGGGATGACCAAGATCAACGAGCTGTACTTCTACGGATCGGTCAGCCGCACGCTTCGCGAGGTGTTCCCGGTGGTGGCGCCGTACCAGGGCTTCATCTCCTGCTTCGGCACGCCCTGGGGCTTCATGCTGGCCTCCAAGGGCGCCGATCCCCGCCGACAGTCGGCGGAGGAGATCGATCGGCTCATCGCCGCCCGGCTCAACCCCGACGAGCTCGGCTACTGGAACGGGGGCGCGCACCTGCACTCGTTCAACCTGCCCAAGTTCCTGAGCCAGGCGGTCGAGCGGAACGACCGGGTCATCACCGACGCCAACCCGCTGATCGTCAGCTGA
- a CDS encoding Maf family protein: MASASPRRRDLLGRLGLPFTVRPSHIPEPVLPGPPESAVMALALAKARVVALEVAPGPALVLGADTEVVLDGRLLGKPRDAAHAVEMLEMLRGRVHEVITGLAVVDAATGREEAQSVTSRVRMGDYSAAAIEAYVATGEPFDKAGGYAVQGEGGRLVREVEGCFTNVVGLPVEATRRLLARWGLESPAPRPSAS, encoded by the coding sequence CTGGCTTCCGCCTCACCCCGACGCCGGGACCTTCTCGGCCGTCTCGGCCTTCCGTTCACCGTCAGGCCCAGCCATATCCCGGAGCCGGTGCTGCCGGGCCCGCCGGAGAGCGCGGTGATGGCGCTCGCGCTCGCCAAGGCCCGCGTGGTGGCGCTCGAGGTGGCGCCGGGCCCCGCGCTGGTGCTCGGCGCCGACACCGAGGTGGTGCTGGACGGCCGGCTGCTCGGCAAGCCCCGGGACGCGGCGCACGCCGTCGAGATGCTCGAGATGCTCCGGGGCCGCGTGCACGAGGTGATCACCGGGCTTGCGGTGGTCGACGCTGCCACGGGCCGCGAGGAGGCTCAGTCGGTGACCTCCCGCGTCCGGATGGGCGACTACTCCGCCGCCGCGATCGAGGCATACGTGGCCACCGGCGAGCCCTTCGATAAGGCCGGAGGTTACGCCGTGCAGGGCGAGGGCGGCCGGCTGGTGCGGGAGGTGGAGGGCTGCTTCACCAATGTTGTCGGGCTGCCCGTCGAGGCCACGCGCCGGCTCCTGGCGCGCTGGGGGCTCGAGAGCCCGGCCCCGCGGCCCAGCGCCTCCTGA
- the murG gene encoding undecaprenyldiphospho-muramoylpentapeptide beta-N-acetylglucosaminyltransferase, producing the protein MRIVIAGGGTGGHTSAGLAVAAALRRRGGVEVHWIGSRTGVEARRAPEAGLTFHAIPTGKLRRYWDWQNVPDLGVRVPAGFARSWRLLRRLSPRLVFATGGFVALPPALAARALRIPVVVHEQTAVPGLANRIAGRFARRIALTFPTSGREFRPDRVVLTGNPLRPELAGGSREAGCRLFGFNPAEAVVYVTGGSQGSHKINRTIGAVLPALLEQAQIVHQCGDQPTTGDRAWLEGQAAKLPERLRARYALRPYVGAELRDIFAAADLVIGRSGAGTVNECCQLARAALYIPLPGTSGDEQTANARLVEAAEGAVLLPQISLTAESLLEVVRRLLGDRPALARMGERARTLAVPDAAERLAQLILDAAKA; encoded by the coding sequence ATGCGCATCGTGATCGCGGGCGGCGGCACTGGCGGCCACACGAGCGCGGGCCTCGCGGTGGCGGCCGCCCTGCGCCGCCGCGGCGGCGTGGAGGTGCACTGGATCGGCAGCCGCACCGGCGTCGAGGCGCGGCGCGCGCCCGAGGCCGGGCTGACGTTTCACGCGATCCCCACCGGCAAGCTGCGCCGCTACTGGGATTGGCAGAACGTGCCGGACCTCGGCGTCCGCGTGCCCGCGGGCTTCGCCCGCTCGTGGCGGCTCCTGCGCCGGCTGAGCCCGCGGCTCGTCTTCGCCACCGGGGGCTTCGTGGCGCTGCCGCCCGCGCTGGCCGCGCGGGCCCTCCGCATCCCGGTGGTGGTGCACGAGCAGACCGCGGTGCCCGGCCTCGCCAACCGCATCGCCGGCCGCTTCGCGCGGCGCATCGCGCTCACGTTTCCGACCTCCGGCCGCGAGTTCCGCCCCGATCGCGTCGTCCTCACCGGCAATCCCCTTCGCCCCGAGCTGGCCGGCGGCTCGCGCGAGGCCGGCTGCCGCCTCTTCGGCTTCAACCCAGCCGAGGCGGTCGTTTACGTCACGGGCGGCTCCCAGGGCTCCCACAAGATCAATCGGACGATCGGCGCGGTGCTGCCCGCCCTGCTGGAGCAGGCCCAGATCGTCCATCAGTGCGGCGATCAGCCCACCACGGGCGACCGCGCGTGGCTGGAGGGCCAGGCGGCGAAGCTTCCCGAGCGCCTCCGCGCCCGCTACGCGCTCCGCCCCTACGTGGGGGCCGAGCTGCGGGACATCTTCGCGGCGGCGGACCTGGTGATCGGCCGCAGCGGCGCCGGCACCGTGAACGAGTGCTGTCAGCTGGCGCGGGCCGCGCTCTACATTCCCCTGCCCGGCACCAGCGGAGACGAGCAGACGGCCAATGCGCGCCTCGTGGAGGCCGCAGAAGGGGCCGTGCTGCTCCCACAGATCTCCCTCACGGCTGAGAGCCTCCTGGAAGTCGTCAGGCGCCTTCTGGGCGATCGGCCGGCCCTGGCGCGGATGGGGGAGCGCGCCCGCACGCTCGCCGTGCCGGACGCGGCAGAGCGCCTCGCCCAGCTCATCCTGGACGCCGCGAAGGCCTGA
- a CDS encoding DUF4184 family protein, whose protein sequence is MPFTLAHPAAVVPLARLLGKRVVFSALVIGSMTPDFAYVVPGLTRGPSHSVAGLFWLCLPVGLALYLLFHLLKRRLAAALPRTLRQAVAPLVARTPGLPPARWLTVVLCLLLGALTHIAWDLFTHPGPIVRTFPLLAVNLVTVGWYRVYVYRVLQHGSTLLGLALLARWTRAWLHEVAVRPGV, encoded by the coding sequence ATGCCTTTCACCTTGGCGCACCCGGCCGCCGTGGTGCCCCTCGCGCGCTTGCTGGGCAAGAGGGTCGTCTTCTCCGCCCTCGTCATCGGGAGCATGACCCCCGACTTCGCCTACGTGGTGCCGGGCCTGACCCGCGGCCCGAGCCACAGCGTGGCTGGGCTGTTCTGGCTCTGCCTGCCGGTGGGCTTGGCCCTCTATCTCCTCTTCCACCTGCTCAAGCGGCGGCTCGCCGCCGCCCTGCCGCGGACGCTCCGCCAGGCGGTGGCGCCGCTGGTGGCCCGGACGCCGGGATTGCCGCCGGCCCGATGGCTCACGGTCGTGCTGTGCCTGCTGCTGGGCGCGCTCACGCACATCGCGTGGGACCTCTTCACCCATCCGGGCCCGATCGTGAGGACGTTTCCCCTGCTGGCCGTGAACCTCGTGACGGTGGGCTGGTATCGGGTCTACGTCTACAGGGTGCTGCAGCACGGCAGCACCCTCCTCGGGCTCGCGCTCCTGGCGCGCTGGACGCGCGCGTGGCTGCACGAAGTGGCCGTGCGCCCCGGCGTATGA
- a CDS encoding D-alanine--D-alanine ligase family protein — protein sequence MAEKGKLRIGVVFGGRSGEHEVSLASAASVMAAIDRTRFDVVPIGISREGRWLVGGDPMRALTDAAAQRALTEGGAESDVKRGLAARASSAAGGASLMRAQSSEGMPPGLRQNLDVVMIMLHGPRGEDGTIQGLFELAEIPYVGAGVLGSAIGMDKVAMKDMFRAHGLPMVEYLAVSRYELERRPEAVEAEIAQRIGFPCFVKPANLGSSVGISKVKAPEALAAALAEAARHDRRLVVERGIVAREVEVAVLGNDAPEASLPGEVRYSGEWYDYETKYAEGQTTFRIPAPLSPETTARVRALAIQAFKAIDAAGMARVDFFIEGEDRVLVNEINTIPGFTATSAYPRLWEATGVPYATLIARLIELALERR from the coding sequence ATGGCCGAGAAAGGCAAGCTCCGGATCGGCGTGGTCTTCGGCGGGCGCTCGGGGGAGCACGAGGTGTCGCTGGCGAGCGCCGCCTCGGTGATGGCCGCCATCGACCGCACGCGCTTCGACGTGGTGCCGATCGGGATCAGCCGCGAGGGGCGCTGGCTGGTGGGCGGGGATCCCATGCGCGCGCTCACCGACGCCGCCGCGCAGCGCGCCCTGACCGAGGGCGGCGCCGAGTCCGACGTCAAGCGCGGGCTCGCCGCGCGCGCCTCCAGCGCGGCGGGCGGCGCTTCCCTGATGCGCGCGCAGTCTTCCGAAGGCATGCCGCCGGGGCTCCGCCAGAACCTCGACGTGGTGATGATCATGCTGCACGGACCCCGCGGCGAGGACGGCACCATCCAGGGTCTGTTCGAGCTGGCGGAGATTCCCTACGTCGGCGCGGGCGTGCTGGGCTCTGCCATCGGCATGGACAAGGTGGCGATGAAGGACATGTTCCGCGCGCACGGGCTGCCCATGGTCGAGTATCTGGCCGTGTCGCGGTACGAGCTCGAGCGCCGGCCCGAGGCGGTCGAGGCGGAAATCGCCCAGCGCATCGGCTTCCCGTGCTTCGTCAAGCCGGCCAACCTGGGCTCGAGCGTCGGCATCAGCAAGGTCAAGGCGCCCGAGGCTCTCGCCGCCGCCCTCGCCGAGGCGGCGCGCCACGACCGGCGCCTGGTGGTGGAGCGCGGGATCGTGGCGCGCGAGGTGGAGGTCGCTGTGCTCGGCAACGACGCGCCGGAGGCCTCGCTGCCCGGCGAGGTGCGCTACTCGGGCGAGTGGTACGACTACGAGACCAAGTACGCCGAGGGCCAGACCACCTTCCGGATCCCCGCGCCGCTGTCGCCGGAGACCACGGCGCGCGTCCGGGCCCTCGCCATCCAGGCCTTCAAGGCCATCGATGCGGCCGGCATGGCGCGCGTGGACTTCTTCATCGAGGGCGAGGATCGCGTGCTCGTGAACGAGATCAACACGATCCCCGGCTTCACCGCGACCAGCGCCTATCCGCGGCTCTGGGAAGCCACGGGCGTGCCCTATGCCACGCTCATCGCGCGGCTGATCGAGCTGGCTCTCGAGCGCCGCTGA
- a CDS encoding replication-associated recombination protein A produces the protein MRPRTLDDVVGQAHLIGPGKVLRRAFEEDKLHSMILWGPPGTGKTTLALLLAQIAGARFVTFSAVLSGLKEIRGVMAEAEADRARHGRRTILFVDEIHRFNKAQQDAFLPYVERGDIVLVGATTENPSFEVNAALLSRCRVYVLQPLGEDDLVGILARALADTERGLGASGVTADEDALRIITRLASGDARSALNILDLAVALEAARPDGRRRVTEGAIREAVQKKALLYDKSGEEHYNLISALHKSLRDSDPDGALYWLGRMLDAGEDPLYVARRLVRFASEDVGNADPAALRLTLDAKEAYHFLGTPEGELALAQATVYLALAPKSNAVYAAWNAVREDIREKPAEPVPLHLRNAPTGLMANLGYGRGYQYAHDAPDAVVDQEHLPGALRGRVYYRPTERGLEKDLGERLRRWREQRAGRTRSKSAD, from the coding sequence ATGCGCCCCCGTACCCTCGACGACGTGGTGGGCCAGGCGCATCTCATCGGCCCCGGCAAGGTGCTCCGCCGGGCATTCGAGGAGGACAAGCTACACTCGATGATCCTGTGGGGCCCGCCGGGGACGGGGAAGACCACGCTGGCGCTGCTGCTCGCCCAGATCGCGGGCGCGCGCTTCGTCACGTTCTCCGCGGTGCTGTCGGGACTCAAGGAAATCCGGGGGGTCATGGCGGAGGCCGAGGCGGACCGCGCGCGGCACGGCCGGCGCACGATCCTCTTCGTTGACGAGATCCACCGCTTCAACAAGGCGCAGCAGGACGCGTTTCTGCCCTACGTCGAGCGGGGCGACATCGTGCTCGTGGGCGCCACCACCGAGAATCCCTCGTTCGAGGTCAACGCCGCGCTGCTCTCGCGCTGCCGCGTCTACGTGCTCCAGCCGCTCGGCGAGGACGACCTCGTCGGCATCCTCGCCCGGGCCCTCGCCGACACGGAGCGCGGTCTCGGCGCCAGCGGCGTCACCGCGGACGAGGACGCCCTCCGCATCATCACGCGGCTCGCCAGCGGGGACGCACGCAGCGCGCTCAACATCCTCGATCTCGCGGTGGCTCTCGAAGCCGCGCGTCCGGACGGGCGCCGCCGCGTGACCGAGGGGGCGATCCGCGAGGCCGTGCAGAAGAAGGCGCTCCTCTACGACAAGTCCGGCGAAGAGCACTACAACCTCATCTCCGCGCTCCACAAGTCGCTGCGCGACTCGGATCCGGACGGCGCGCTCTACTGGCTGGGGCGCATGCTCGACGCCGGCGAGGACCCGCTCTACGTGGCCCGACGCCTCGTGCGCTTCGCCTCCGAGGACGTGGGCAATGCCGATCCCGCCGCGCTCCGGCTCACCCTCGACGCGAAGGAGGCGTATCACTTCCTCGGCACGCCCGAGGGGGAGCTGGCGCTCGCCCAGGCCACCGTCTACCTGGCCCTCGCTCCCAAGTCCAACGCGGTCTACGCCGCGTGGAACGCCGTGCGCGAGGACATTCGCGAGAAGCCCGCGGAGCCGGTGCCGCTGCACCTCCGCAACGCGCCGACGGGGCTCATGGCCAATCTGGGCTATGGGCGCGGCTATCAGTACGCCCACGACGCCCCCGACGCGGTGGTGGACCAGGAGCACCTGCCGGGTGCCCTCCGCGGCCGCGTGTACTACCGCCCCACCGAGCGCGGGCTCGAGAAGGACCTCGGCGAGCGCCTCCGCCGGTGGCGGGAGCAGCGCGCGGGGCGTACGCGCAGCAAATCCGCGGATTAA
- the bfr gene encoding bacterioferritin encodes MQGDPRIIDLLNQVLRKELTGINQYFIHSRMCKNWGYAILAKHGYDESIDEMKHADTIIERVLFLDGVPNLSDYDPILIGADVRQQFANDLSLEMAALQVLRPGVQLCLEVGDHASRELLERS; translated from the coding sequence ATGCAGGGAGATCCGCGCATCATCGATCTGCTGAATCAGGTCCTCCGCAAGGAGCTGACCGGAATCAACCAGTACTTCATCCACTCGCGGATGTGCAAGAACTGGGGCTATGCCATTCTCGCCAAGCACGGGTACGACGAGTCCATCGACGAGATGAAGCACGCCGACACGATCATCGAGCGCGTCCTCTTCCTCGACGGGGTGCCCAACCTCTCCGACTACGACCCCATCCTGATCGGCGCCGACGTGCGTCAGCAGTTCGCCAACGACCTGAGCCTGGAGATGGCCGCCCTCCAGGTCCTGCGCCCGGGCGTGCAGCTCTGCCTCGAGGTGGGCGATCACGCCTCCCGCGAGCTCCTCGAGCGCAGCTAG
- a CDS encoding DUF3386 family protein, which translates to MLSVIRTDHGTAAPTAPSPPEDAAARILLQRAQGAIQKWPEGFPGFRARLLVTLDGRERAGSALVGPQGEVEVEISDEAARDWANAVLAEIAAERVPRFFKDGDGRFPIAFEAPLDAAGGGPGSRLVVHRGVHGLAPIRYELDERARLQACERVERGERRVETYESFCRATPGRILPARRSTVVYDAHGLVRTELVEDTHLRVSHTWLPATR; encoded by the coding sequence GACCACGGGACGGCCGCTCCGACTGCTCCATCACCGCCCGAAGACGCCGCCGCTCGCATCCTCCTCCAGCGCGCCCAGGGCGCCATCCAGAAGTGGCCGGAAGGCTTCCCCGGTTTCCGTGCCCGGCTTCTGGTGACGCTCGACGGCCGCGAGCGAGCGGGCTCTGCCCTGGTCGGCCCGCAGGGCGAGGTCGAGGTGGAAATCAGCGACGAGGCCGCGCGCGACTGGGCGAACGCCGTGCTCGCGGAGATCGCCGCCGAGCGGGTGCCCCGGTTCTTCAAGGACGGTGATGGCCGCTTCCCGATCGCCTTCGAGGCGCCGCTCGACGCGGCCGGCGGCGGCCCGGGTTCTCGCCTCGTCGTGCACCGCGGCGTCCACGGTCTCGCACCCATCCGCTATGAGCTGGACGAGCGCGCGCGCCTGCAGGCGTGCGAGCGCGTCGAGCGCGGCGAGCGGCGCGTGGAGACCTACGAGAGCTTCTGCCGTGCCACCCCCGGCCGGATCCTCCCCGCCCGGCGCTCCACCGTCGTCTACGACGCGCACGGTCTCGTCCGCACCGAGCTGGTGGAGGACACGCACCTGCGCGTGAGCCACACGTGGCTGCCCGCGACGCGCTAG